A single region of the Deinococcus carri genome encodes:
- the folK gene encoding 2-amino-4-hydroxy-6-hydroxymethyldihydropteridine diphosphokinase, protein MSGTALIALGANLGEPLAALRQAREELAALGTLTGVSALYRTSPVGGPPGQPDYLNAAVRLQTALAPADLLAALHGIEARAGRLRRERWEARTLDLDLLLYGELVQDLPGLTLPHPRAWERAFVLAPLADLEPERAHPVTGETVREALARVGLGGVKQAAPAW, encoded by the coding sequence GTGAGCGGGACGGCCCTGATCGCGCTGGGGGCGAATCTGGGGGAGCCGCTGGCGGCGCTGCGCCAGGCCCGCGAGGAACTCGCCGCGCTGGGCACGTTGACCGGAGTGAGCGCCCTGTACCGCACCTCCCCCGTGGGCGGCCCCCCCGGCCAGCCCGACTACCTGAATGCCGCCGTGCGCTTGCAAACGGCCTTGGCCCCCGCCGACCTGCTGGCCGCCCTGCACGGCATCGAGGCTCGCGCCGGACGCTTGCGCCGCGAACGCTGGGAGGCCCGCACGCTGGACCTCGACCTGCTGCTGTACGGGGAGCTGGTGCAGGACTTACCTGGCCTGACCCTCCCGCACCCCCGCGCCTGGGAGCGGGCCTTTGTGCTGGCCCCCCTCGCGGACCTCGAACCGGAGCGGGCGCACCCGGTGACGGGGGAAACGGTGCGGGAGGCGCTGGCCCGCGTGGGCCTGGGCGGGGTCAAGCAGGCCGCGCCGGCCTGGTAG
- the folB gene encoding dihydroneopterin aldolase, translating to MSRVVLNGLEFHARHGVYETEAALGARFVIDAELHWAFAGIPDELGAAVNYAAAYEAIHEEVTGERHQLIEVLADRIARRLLRDHPRLEAVTVRVHKPFAPLPGVFRDVFAELTLEQAGRQER from the coding sequence ATGAGTCGTGTCGTTCTGAATGGGCTGGAGTTTCACGCGCGGCACGGCGTGTATGAGACGGAGGCGGCCCTGGGTGCGCGCTTTGTGATCGATGCCGAGCTGCACTGGGCCTTTGCGGGAATCCCCGACGAGCTGGGGGCCGCCGTGAACTACGCTGCCGCCTATGAAGCCATCCACGAGGAGGTGACGGGCGAACGTCACCAGCTGATCGAGGTGCTGGCCGACCGCATCGCCCGCCGCCTGCTGCGCGACCACCCGCGCCTGGAGGCCGTGACCGTGCGGGTTCACAAGCCTTTTGCGCCCCTGCCGGGCGTGTTCCGGGACGTGTTCGCGGAGCTGACCCTGGAGCAGGCGGGAAGGCAGGAGCGGTGA
- the folP gene encoding dihydropteroate synthase codes for MHRVHHLTFGFSVPGGERTPDGWQVAWAGCAVMGVLNVTPDSFSDGGQHASLETAVAQARAMRDAGTLFIDVGGESTRPGAGPVPAEQEIDRVRPVLRALAGEGVLLSVDTLKPEVAAAALAAGAHLINDVSGLRDPEMVRVCAAAGAPACIMHMQGEPRTMQLAPHYGDVVSEVHRFLREQAAAVRAAGVPSVLLDPGLGFGKTPAHNLALLRALPDLTAGPFPVLVGASRKRLIDTLAGVPRAADRDPGSLALHLHAARQGAALVRAHAAGAHVQALRVEAALADPAFRPAR; via the coding sequence ATGCACCGGGTGCACCACCTCACCTTCGGCTTTTCGGTGCCAGGGGGAGAGCGGACGCCGGACGGCTGGCAGGTGGCCTGGGCGGGCTGCGCCGTGATGGGCGTGCTGAACGTGACGCCGGACAGCTTCAGCGATGGCGGCCAACATGCCTCGCTGGAGACAGCCGTGGCCCAGGCACGGGCCATGCGGGACGCGGGGACTCTGTTCATCGACGTGGGCGGCGAGAGCACCCGCCCCGGTGCCGGGCCGGTGCCCGCCGAGCAGGAAATCGACCGGGTGCGGCCCGTGTTGCGGGCACTGGCTGGGGAGGGGGTGCTGCTGAGCGTGGACACCCTGAAGCCTGAGGTGGCGGCGGCGGCCCTCGCGGCGGGTGCCCACCTGATCAACGATGTGAGCGGCCTGCGCGACCCCGAGATGGTCCGTGTCTGCGCCGCGGCGGGAGCACCTGCCTGCATCATGCACATGCAGGGCGAGCCGCGCACCATGCAACTGGCCCCCCACTACGGCGACGTGGTGAGCGAGGTCCACCGTTTTCTGCGGGAACAGGCGGCGGCGGTGCGGGCGGCGGGGGTGCCCTCCGTGCTGCTGGACCCCGGCCTGGGCTTCGGGAAGACGCCCGCGCATAACCTGGCCCTGCTGCGGGCATTGCCCGACCTGACCGCCGGGCCGTTCCCGGTGCTGGTCGGGGCGAGCCGCAAGCGCCTGATCGACACGCTGGCCGGGGTTCCGCGCGCGGCCGACCGCGACCCCGGCAGCCTGGCCCTGCACCTGCACGCCGCGCGGCAGGGGGCGGCCCTGGTGCGGGCGCACGCGGCGGGGGCACATGTGCAGGCGCTGCGGGTGGAAGCCGCGCTGGCTGACCCGGCCTTCCGCCCCGCCCGCTAG
- a CDS encoding ImmA/IrrE family metallo-endopeptidase, with the protein MRELAAAYAQRLPGLDTHSLMSGLDAKLTFMPMGDRDGAYDPEHRVVLINSRVRPERQRFTLAHEISHALLLGDDDLLSDLHDAYEGERLEQVIETLCNVGAAAILMPEALIDELLARFGPSGRALAELTRRADVSASSALYALAERTTAPVLYAVCAVSRLETDPGEEERTSGKALTVRASGGAPGVKYSLRPGTLIPDEHPVAVALATHIPLAQESYVPFRSGRRMPAYVDAFPERQRVLVSFALMPRPAKGGEGDEPAT; encoded by the coding sequence TGAGCGGGCTGGACGCCAAGCTGACCTTCATGCCGATGGGGGACCGCGACGGTGCGTATGACCCGGAACACCGCGTGGTGCTGATCAACAGCCGTGTTCGTCCGGAGCGTCAGCGCTTCACCCTGGCCCACGAGATCAGCCACGCGCTGCTGCTGGGCGACGACGACCTGCTGAGCGACCTGCACGATGCGTACGAGGGCGAGCGGCTGGAACAGGTGATCGAGACGCTCTGCAACGTGGGGGCCGCGGCCATCCTGATGCCGGAGGCGCTGATAGACGAACTGCTCGCGCGCTTCGGGCCGAGTGGGCGAGCGCTGGCGGAGCTGACCCGCCGGGCGGACGTGAGTGCCAGCTCGGCGCTGTATGCCCTGGCGGAACGCACCACCGCGCCCGTGCTGTATGCCGTCTGTGCCGTGAGCCGCCTGGAGACCGACCCTGGCGAGGAGGAACGGACCTCGGGCAAGGCCCTGACGGTGCGGGCCAGCGGCGGCGCGCCGGGCGTGAAGTACAGCCTGCGCCCCGGCACCCTGATTCCCGACGAGCACCCGGTGGCCGTGGCGCTGGCGACCCACATCCCGCTCGCGCAGGAGAGCTATGTGCCCTTCCGGTCGGGGCGGCGGATGCCCGCCTACGTGGACGCCTTTCCCGAGCGGCAGCGCGTGCTGGTGAGTTTCGCCCTGATGCCCCGCCCCGCGAAGGGGGGTGAGGGGGACGAGCCGGCCACCTGA